GAATTGAAGGAACTGCGAGCGAACCCGCATCGTCAAGCGGCTGGGGTTTGCTTGGAAGCGCATCTCTCCGGCGACGAAGGGGTGATGGCGACGCTGCTCATTCAATCGGGTACGCTCCGTCGTGGCGAAATCATCCTCTGCGGCGCGGCATATGGCCGGGTGCGGGCGATGTACGACGACCTGGGCAACCTGATCAAGGAAGCCGGGCCAAGTACGCCGGTGCGGATTACCGGGTTGGACGATGTTCCGCAAGCGGACGATGCGTTCAACGTGGTGACGGAACTGTCGAAGGCACGCGAAATTGCGGAAAAACGCAAGTCGCGGTCGCAAGAATCGTCGATTGCGATTCGCGAGCCGATGAAGCTCGAATCGCTGGGCCAGAAGAAGATCGTCGAACTGAAGATCATCTTGAAGGCCGAAGCGCGTGGTTCGGTGGAAGCGATCCGCAAGGAATTGGAAAAGCTGACCCACGAAGAAGTTCGGGTGCGTGTGCTGCATGCGGCCATCGGTGGGATCACCGAAAGCGACGTGCAACTGGCCCTGACTTCGCCCGATGATACCCTGGTGGTGGGCTTCAACGTGGTGCCGGATGACAATGCGATCCGTTTGGCGGAATCGCGTGGCATCTCGATCCGCGAATACAACATCATCTATAACCTCCGCGACGACATTAAGGCGGCGCTGGAAGGGAAGCTCAAGCCGGTCGAGCAAGTGGTTCACCTGGGCCGTGCCGTGGTTCGGGCGACGTTCAAGATCAGCAAGGTCGGGACGGTCGCTGGCTGCTACGTCACGCAAGGGACGATCGAACGCTCGGCCAAGATTCGCGTCATCCGCGATGGTACGGTGGTTTACCCGCCTGCCGATCGCTCTGCGGGCTTGGAATCGCTCAAGCGCGTGAAGGACGATGCGAAGGAAGTCCGCGAAGGTGCGGAATGCGGGATGAAAATTGCTGGCTACGACGATCTGAAGTCGGGTGACATCATTGAAGCTTACCGCGTGGATATTGTCCAACGCACGCTGTAATGAATGAACCGAACGAGCATCGTTCAGGCCCAACCGGAGCCGGTCCGATGATGGTAGGAACCTTGCGGGTACGGATGCGAGTGCGGGAAGCGCGCTCGCTGAAAGACAAGCGCCAAGTGGTTCGTTCCATCTTGGATCGGCTTCGCAGTGCGTTTTCGGTGGCCGCTGCCGAGGTCGATTGTTTAGACGAGCATCAAGTTGCCGATCTGGGCATCGCCTTGGTGGGGCCGGAAGCGCAACCGCTTCACCGTCAACTCGAACAAATTCGGGACCATCTCCGTCGTCATCCCATTGCGGAATACCTCAGTGGCCAGATTACGGTTGATCGGGTGTTGGATTGATCCAACTCCGTGAGGTGGTCCATTTCTTGCCGATCATGAGGAACGAATATCGATGAAATCGCATCGGTTGGCCCGGATCAATTCGGTGATTCGCGAGGTCGCCAGCGAGACGATCTTATTTGAGATCAAAGATCCGCGCGTGAAAATGGTGACCGTGACGCGAGCGGAAGTCTCTGCGGATTTGCAACATGCGAAAATTTACGTTTCGGTGCTGGGGACCGAAGCGCAGACGAAGACCGCGCTGCATGGGTTGCGCTCGGCGGCAGGGTTCGTGCAATCGCGGCTGGGCGATCGCATGAAGTCGCGCTACACCCCCGTGTTGCACTTTGTCATTGACGAAGGTGTCAAGAATAGCATTGAAATTACTCGTTTGATTAACGAGGCGTTGAAGAACGGGAAGCCCGACGAAGATAGCAATTCGGAAGAACATTTTCGAGACGAGCTTGATTCTGCGTCGGAATTGGGGGAAAATGAGGACTTCACCGAGGAAGACGACGATTCGGAAGATTTGAGCGAATCGACCGACGCGGATGAGTCGTCCATCCCGGCGAATTCGGCGACTTCGAAATCGGCAGATTCTGCTGCTTCCGCTGCACCGCCACCTTCTCCGCAGACCGGGGCCGCTGATGGATCAGCGGGATAGACCGCGGTCTGACCATGTACCGCTCGTCTGAGAAAGTCGCAACGCGAACCATGGCCACGACCAGCAACAAGCAGGCATGGATTACCCAACTCGTCACCGTGCTCAAAAAGAAGTACGATCCGGCGGTTGAGGCATCGGGGGGAACCCGTCTCGTTTTGGATGAAATGGTGTTTGGCATCCTGCGCGAGGGGACGACTCGCGAATTGGCCGAACCGGCATTTCACACCTTGCGAACGCGGTTCTTTGACTGGAACGAAATTCGGGTCAGTCAATTGGACGAACTGGAAGAGGCATTGGGCTGTTTGCCCGATGCCACCGCCAAGGCGAAGCGGATTCTGGGACTGCTTCAGGAAATTTTCGAGACGACCTTCTCCTTCGATCTGCAATCGATGGATAAGAAGGGGATCAAGCAGGCGGGCAAGCAGATTGCTCGCTATCAAGATGTGAATGACTTTGTGGTGGCCTGGGTGACGCAGCAAGCCCTTTCGGGGCATGCTCTTCCGTTGGATCTGCCGAGCATTCGGGTCTTGGCCCGTTTGGGGCTATTGGATCTGGCCGAAGCCGAGGAAGCGAACCGCGAGGCACTGCGAGGCTCGCTGGAAAATCTGGTCCCGAAGGCGAAGGGGCCAATCTTTACCGAATCGATCAG
This DNA window, taken from Tuwongella immobilis, encodes the following:
- a CDS encoding DUF503 domain-containing protein, producing the protein MMVGTLRVRMRVREARSLKDKRQVVRSILDRLRSAFSVAAAEVDCLDEHQVADLGIALVGPEAQPLHRQLEQIRDHLRRHPIAEYLSGQITVDRVLD
- the rbfA gene encoding 30S ribosome-binding factor RbfA; amino-acid sequence: MKSHRLARINSVIREVASETILFEIKDPRVKMVTVTRAEVSADLQHAKIYVSVLGTEAQTKTALHGLRSAAGFVQSRLGDRMKSRYTPVLHFVIDEGVKNSIEITRLINEALKNGKPDEDSNSEEHFRDELDSASELGENEDFTEEDDDSEDLSESTDADESSIPANSATSKSADSAASAAPPPSPQTGAADGSAG
- a CDS encoding endonuclease III domain-containing protein; amino-acid sequence: MYRSSEKVATRTMATTSNKQAWITQLVTVLKKKYDPAVEASGGTRLVLDEMVFGILREGTTRELAEPAFHTLRTRFFDWNEIRVSQLDELEEALGCLPDATAKAKRILGLLQEIFETTFSFDLQSMDKKGIKQAGKQIARYQDVNDFVVAWVTQQALSGHALPLDLPSIRVLARLGLLDLAEAEEANREALRGSLENLVPKAKGPIFTESISLLARDTCFEEAPACENCVLRSECSHGQQQTASAPAQPRPKSR